The Setaria italica strain Yugu1 chromosome IX, Setaria_italica_v2.0, whole genome shotgun sequence genome has a window encoding:
- the LOC101756486 gene encoding nardilysin-like isoform X2, with amino-acid sequence MAAAVSRDDELVIKSPNDQRSYRLLRLANGLCALLVHDPEIYADGYLSQASKAHEDEEMQEEEGEDDEESDEDDEEYSDEEGDDDDGEDEEDEEEGGSEPKRRKEKGGADPIVKKAAAAMCVGIGSFADPPKAQGLAHFLEHMLFMGSSEFPDENEYDSYLSKHGGASNAFTETEYTCYHFEVKREYLKGALDRFSQFFVSPLVKAEAMDREILAVDSEFNQVLQSDSCRLSQLQSHTCSQGHPLNRFTWGNKKSLVDAMGSGINLREEILQMYMRNYHGGAMKLVIIGGEPLDILEGWTMELFSKVKAGPLLDMTPKTDMPFWKSGKLYKLEAVRDVHSLFLSWTLPCLHKEYMKKPEDYLAHLLGHEGKGSLLYFLKAKGWASSLSAGVGSGGSERSSYAYIFEMSIHLTDSGLKNVFEVIGSVYQYIKLLKQSEPQEWIFKELQDIGNMEFRFAEEQPPDDYAVDLAENMLFYSEKHIVCGEYIHEDWDPELVKHALCFFNPDNMRVDVLSRSFDKQSQAIQCEPWFGSQYIEEDIPSSLIESWRNPVQIDPNLHLPRKNEFIPGDFTLRNANYPRSSSDDNPRCIVDEPFIKLWYKMDMTFNVPRANTYFLISVNDGCSSLENSVLTELFANLLKDELNEVLYQAYVAKLETSMSVVGSNLEIKLYGYNDKLPTLLSNILSAFRSFSPKTDRFEVIKEDLERAYKNTNMKPMSHSTYLRLQVLREIFWDVDEKLEVLMNLTFTDLVTFVPKILSQLHIEGLCHGNLSEEEAINISKIFRNTLSAQTLPEEARHGVYFPIEQDIGKEATRLRAITDLFSSIIEEPCFDQLRTKEQLGYTVDSSPRMTYRMLAYCFRVMSSKYSPIYLQSRIDNFINGLSTLLDGLDDETFEHHRSGLIADKLEKEPSLSYQTGDYWSQIVDKRYLFDMPKLEAEELRTIQKADVIAWYNTYIRSSAPKRRRLAIHVYGCNSDIAEAAKLQEQSWTVIDDVKSLKVSSQFYSSLC; translated from the exons atggcggcggcggtgtcgcgCGACGACGAGCTGGTGATCAAGTCACCCAACGACCAGCGCTCctaccgcctcctccgcctcgccaacGGCCTCTGCGCCCTCCTCGTACACGACCCTGAGATCTACGCCGACGGTTACCTGTCTCAGGCGTCCAAGGCTCACGAAGACGAGGAGATGCAGGAGGAAGAGGgtgaggacgacgaggagagcGATGAAGACGACGAAGAGTACAGTGACGAGGAGGGTGATGACGAcgatggagaggatgaggaggatgaggaagagggTGGGAGCGAgccgaagaggaggaaggagaagggtggCGCCGATCCAATCGTTAAGAAG GCTGCTGCTGCAATGTGTGTTGGAATTGGAAGTTTCGCTGACCCCCCGAAGGCACAGGGCTTAGCACATTTTCTAG AGCACATGCTTTTTATGGGGAGTTCCGAATTTCCAGATGAAAATGAG TATGACAGCTACCTGTCCAAACATGGTGGTGCGTCCAATGCTTTCACTGAAACTGAGTACACATGCTACCATTTTGAGGTCAAACGGGAGTATCTAAAGGGAGCCTTGGACAG ATTTTCTCAGTTCTTTGTATCACCTCTTGTTAAGGCGGAAGCAATGGACCGTGAGATATTAGCAGTGGACTCAG AATTTAATCAAGTTCTGCAAAGTGATAGCTGCCGCCTTTCCCAACTTCAGTCCCATACCTGTTCTCAAGGGCACCCTTTGAACAGATTTACCTGGG GCAACAAGAAAAGCTTAGTTGACGCGATGGGCAGTGGAATCAATCTAAGAGAAGAGATTTTACAGATGTACATGAGAAACTACCACGGAGGAGCGATGAAGCTGGTTATAATTGGAGGAG AACCCCTTGACATTCTAGAAGGCTGGACCATGGAACTATTTAGCAAGGTTAAAGCTGGTCCTCTGTTGGATATGACTCCAAAGACTGACATGCCATTTTGGAAGTCAGGGAAGCTATACAAGTTAGAGGCTGTTAGAGATGTGCATAGCCTTTTCTTGTCATGGACACTTCCTTGCTTGCACAAGGAGTACATGAAAAAGCCAGAAGATTATTTAGCACATCTCCTTGGTCATG aGGGCAAGGGAAGCTTGCTTTATTTCTTGAAAGCTAAAGGTTGGGCAAGTTCATTGAGTGCTGGTGTCGGAAGTGGAGGATCAGAACGGTCCTCGTATGCCTACATCTTTGAAATGTCTATCCACCTTACTGATTCAGGGCTGAAAAAT GTATTTGAGGTCATTGGTTCTGTGTACCAATACATAAAGTTGCTTAAGCAGTCTGAGCCACAAGAATGGATATTTAAGGAACTTCAGGACATTGGAAACATGGAGTTCAGATTCGCAGAAGAGCAACCTCCAGATGATTATGCAGTTGATCTTGCAG AAAATATGCTTTTTTACTCTGAGAAGCACATTGTTTGTGGAGAGTATATACATGAGGACTGGGATCCGGAATTAGTCAAGCATGCTTTGTGTTTCTTCAATCCGGATAACATGAGAGTTGACGTACTCAGTAGATCATTTGATAAGCAGTCACAAG CTATTCAGTGTGAGCCATGGTTTGGTTCACAGTACATTGAGGAGGACATCCCATCATCTTTGATTGAAAGTTGGCGAAATCCTGTACAAATAGATCCTAATTTACATTTACCTAGGAAGAATGAATTTATTCCAGGGGACTTCACTCTGCGAAACGCAAACTATCCTAGATCCTCAAGTGATGATAACCCTCGTTGCATTGTGGATGAGCCATTCATAAAGCTCTGGTACAAGATGGACATGACATTTAATGTCCCTCGTGCGAACACTTACTTTTTGATTTCTGTCAATGATGGCTGTAGCAGCCTTGAAAACTCTGTTCTGACAGAGCTGTTCGCAAACCTTCTCAAAGATGAACTTAATGAGGTCCTTTATCAG GCTTATGTGGCTAAACTGGAGACTTCGATGTCTGTTGTTGGTAGCAATCTTGAGATAAAGCTTTATGGTTACAATGATAAGCTTCCAACCCTGCTGTCCAACATCTTGTCTGCTTTTCGATCCTTTTCTCCGAAGACAGATAGGTTTGAG GTCATCAAGGAAGATTTGGAAAGAGCTTACAAGAACACTAACATGAAGCCTATGAGCCATTCTACCTACTTGAGGCTACAAGTCTTGCGTGAAATATTTTGGGATGTTGATGAAAAACTCGAAGTTCTTATGAACTTAACATTTACTGATCTAGTAACATTTGTACCGAAGATCCTTTCCCAG TTACACATTGAGGGACTCTGTCATGGCAACCTGTCTGAAGAGGAGGCAATTAATATATCAAAAATATTCCGCAATACTTTGTCAGCTCAGACACTGCCAGAGGAAGCAAGGCATGGG GTCTATTTCCCAATTGAGCAAGACATTGGAAAGGAGGCAACAAGGCTCAGGGCTATTACAGATCTTTTTAGCAGCATTATTGAAGAACCTTGCTTTGATCAGTTGAG AACGAAGGAGCAACTTGGCTATACTGTGGACTCTAGCCCACGGATGACTTACCGGATGTTGGCTTACTGTTTTCGAGTTATGTCCTCCAAATACAGCCCTATTTACCTGCAAAGTCGGATTGATAACTTCATCAACGGTCTATCTACTCTGCTG GACGGGCTCGACGATGAGACTTTCGAGCACCATAGAAGTGGTTTAATAGCTGATAAACTGGAAAAGGAACCTTCCCTTAGCTACCAAACTGGTGATTATTGGTCTCAGATTGTTGATAAAAG GTACCTGTTTGATATGCCAAAACTGGAAGCTGAAGAGCTTCGGACGATTCAGAAGGCTGATGTTATCGCTTGGTACAATACATACATAAGATCATCGGCTCCAAAGCGTAGGCGACTAGCAATCCATGTGTATGGTTGCAACTCGGACATTGCTGAGGCTGCCAAACTCCAGGAACAGTCATGGACTGTAATTGATGATGTTAAATCGTTGAAGGTTTCGTCTCAATTTTATTCAAGCCTCTGCTGA
- the LOC101756486 gene encoding nardilysin-like isoform X1, translating into MAAAVSRDDELVIKSPNDQRSYRLLRLANGLCALLVHDPEIYADGYLSQASKAHEDEEMQEEEGEDDEESDEDDEEYSDEEGDDDDGEDEEDEEEGGSEPKRRKEKGGADPIVKKAAAAMCVGIGSFADPPKAQGLAHFLEHMLFMGSSEFPDENEYDSYLSKHGGASNAFTETEYTCYHFEVKREYLKGALDRFSQFFVSPLVKAEAMDREILAVDSEFNQVLQSDSCRLSQLQSHTCSQGHPLNRFTWGNKKSLVDAMGSGINLREEILQMYMRNYHGGAMKLVIIGGEPLDILEGWTMELFSKVKAGPLLDMTPKTDMPFWKSGKLYKLEAVRDVHSLFLSWTLPCLHKEYMKKPEDYLAHLLGHEGKGSLLYFLKAKGWASSLSAGVGSGGSERSSYAYIFEMSIHLTDSGLKNVFEVIGSVYQYIKLLKQSEPQEWIFKELQDIGNMEFRFAEEQPPDDYAVDLAENMLFYSEKHIVCGEYIHEDWDPELVKHALCFFNPDNMRVDVLSRSFDKQSQAIQCEPWFGSQYIEEDIPSSLIESWRNPVQIDPNLHLPRKNEFIPGDFTLRNANYPRSSSDDNPRCIVDEPFIKLWYKMDMTFNVPRANTYFLISVNDGCSSLENSVLTELFANLLKDELNEVLYQAYVAKLETSMSVVGSNLEIKLYGYNDKLPTLLSNILSAFRSFSPKTDRFEVIKEDLERAYKNTNMKPMSHSTYLRLQVLREIFWDVDEKLEVLMNLTFTDLVTFVPKILSQLHIEGLCHGNLSEEEAINISKIFRNTLSAQTLPEEARHGVRVICIPNGANFVRSVRVKNDLEENSVVEVYFPIEQDIGKEATRLRAITDLFSSIIEEPCFDQLRTKEQLGYTVDSSPRMTYRMLAYCFRVMSSKYSPIYLQSRIDNFINGLSTLLDGLDDETFEHHRSGLIADKLEKEPSLSYQTGDYWSQIVDKRYLFDMPKLEAEELRTIQKADVIAWYNTYIRSSAPKRRRLAIHVYGCNSDIAEAAKLQEQSWTVIDDVKSLKVSSQFYSSLC; encoded by the exons atggcggcggcggtgtcgcgCGACGACGAGCTGGTGATCAAGTCACCCAACGACCAGCGCTCctaccgcctcctccgcctcgccaacGGCCTCTGCGCCCTCCTCGTACACGACCCTGAGATCTACGCCGACGGTTACCTGTCTCAGGCGTCCAAGGCTCACGAAGACGAGGAGATGCAGGAGGAAGAGGgtgaggacgacgaggagagcGATGAAGACGACGAAGAGTACAGTGACGAGGAGGGTGATGACGAcgatggagaggatgaggaggatgaggaagagggTGGGAGCGAgccgaagaggaggaaggagaagggtggCGCCGATCCAATCGTTAAGAAG GCTGCTGCTGCAATGTGTGTTGGAATTGGAAGTTTCGCTGACCCCCCGAAGGCACAGGGCTTAGCACATTTTCTAG AGCACATGCTTTTTATGGGGAGTTCCGAATTTCCAGATGAAAATGAG TATGACAGCTACCTGTCCAAACATGGTGGTGCGTCCAATGCTTTCACTGAAACTGAGTACACATGCTACCATTTTGAGGTCAAACGGGAGTATCTAAAGGGAGCCTTGGACAG ATTTTCTCAGTTCTTTGTATCACCTCTTGTTAAGGCGGAAGCAATGGACCGTGAGATATTAGCAGTGGACTCAG AATTTAATCAAGTTCTGCAAAGTGATAGCTGCCGCCTTTCCCAACTTCAGTCCCATACCTGTTCTCAAGGGCACCCTTTGAACAGATTTACCTGGG GCAACAAGAAAAGCTTAGTTGACGCGATGGGCAGTGGAATCAATCTAAGAGAAGAGATTTTACAGATGTACATGAGAAACTACCACGGAGGAGCGATGAAGCTGGTTATAATTGGAGGAG AACCCCTTGACATTCTAGAAGGCTGGACCATGGAACTATTTAGCAAGGTTAAAGCTGGTCCTCTGTTGGATATGACTCCAAAGACTGACATGCCATTTTGGAAGTCAGGGAAGCTATACAAGTTAGAGGCTGTTAGAGATGTGCATAGCCTTTTCTTGTCATGGACACTTCCTTGCTTGCACAAGGAGTACATGAAAAAGCCAGAAGATTATTTAGCACATCTCCTTGGTCATG aGGGCAAGGGAAGCTTGCTTTATTTCTTGAAAGCTAAAGGTTGGGCAAGTTCATTGAGTGCTGGTGTCGGAAGTGGAGGATCAGAACGGTCCTCGTATGCCTACATCTTTGAAATGTCTATCCACCTTACTGATTCAGGGCTGAAAAAT GTATTTGAGGTCATTGGTTCTGTGTACCAATACATAAAGTTGCTTAAGCAGTCTGAGCCACAAGAATGGATATTTAAGGAACTTCAGGACATTGGAAACATGGAGTTCAGATTCGCAGAAGAGCAACCTCCAGATGATTATGCAGTTGATCTTGCAG AAAATATGCTTTTTTACTCTGAGAAGCACATTGTTTGTGGAGAGTATATACATGAGGACTGGGATCCGGAATTAGTCAAGCATGCTTTGTGTTTCTTCAATCCGGATAACATGAGAGTTGACGTACTCAGTAGATCATTTGATAAGCAGTCACAAG CTATTCAGTGTGAGCCATGGTTTGGTTCACAGTACATTGAGGAGGACATCCCATCATCTTTGATTGAAAGTTGGCGAAATCCTGTACAAATAGATCCTAATTTACATTTACCTAGGAAGAATGAATTTATTCCAGGGGACTTCACTCTGCGAAACGCAAACTATCCTAGATCCTCAAGTGATGATAACCCTCGTTGCATTGTGGATGAGCCATTCATAAAGCTCTGGTACAAGATGGACATGACATTTAATGTCCCTCGTGCGAACACTTACTTTTTGATTTCTGTCAATGATGGCTGTAGCAGCCTTGAAAACTCTGTTCTGACAGAGCTGTTCGCAAACCTTCTCAAAGATGAACTTAATGAGGTCCTTTATCAG GCTTATGTGGCTAAACTGGAGACTTCGATGTCTGTTGTTGGTAGCAATCTTGAGATAAAGCTTTATGGTTACAATGATAAGCTTCCAACCCTGCTGTCCAACATCTTGTCTGCTTTTCGATCCTTTTCTCCGAAGACAGATAGGTTTGAG GTCATCAAGGAAGATTTGGAAAGAGCTTACAAGAACACTAACATGAAGCCTATGAGCCATTCTACCTACTTGAGGCTACAAGTCTTGCGTGAAATATTTTGGGATGTTGATGAAAAACTCGAAGTTCTTATGAACTTAACATTTACTGATCTAGTAACATTTGTACCGAAGATCCTTTCCCAG TTACACATTGAGGGACTCTGTCATGGCAACCTGTCTGAAGAGGAGGCAATTAATATATCAAAAATATTCCGCAATACTTTGTCAGCTCAGACACTGCCAGAGGAAGCAAGGCATGGGGTACGAGTTATTTGCATCCCTAATGGTGCAAACTTCGTTAGAAGTGTGCGCGTGAAGAATGATCTTGAAGAAAATTCTGTGGTTGAG GTCTATTTCCCAATTGAGCAAGACATTGGAAAGGAGGCAACAAGGCTCAGGGCTATTACAGATCTTTTTAGCAGCATTATTGAAGAACCTTGCTTTGATCAGTTGAG AACGAAGGAGCAACTTGGCTATACTGTGGACTCTAGCCCACGGATGACTTACCGGATGTTGGCTTACTGTTTTCGAGTTATGTCCTCCAAATACAGCCCTATTTACCTGCAAAGTCGGATTGATAACTTCATCAACGGTCTATCTACTCTGCTG GACGGGCTCGACGATGAGACTTTCGAGCACCATAGAAGTGGTTTAATAGCTGATAAACTGGAAAAGGAACCTTCCCTTAGCTACCAAACTGGTGATTATTGGTCTCAGATTGTTGATAAAAG GTACCTGTTTGATATGCCAAAACTGGAAGCTGAAGAGCTTCGGACGATTCAGAAGGCTGATGTTATCGCTTGGTACAATACATACATAAGATCATCGGCTCCAAAGCGTAGGCGACTAGCAATCCATGTGTATGGTTGCAACTCGGACATTGCTGAGGCTGCCAAACTCCAGGAACAGTCATGGACTGTAATTGATGATGTTAAATCGTTGAAGGTTTCGTCTCAATTTTATTCAAGCCTCTGCTGA
- the LOC101756083 gene encoding uncharacterized protein LOC101756083: MSRAATRFFLTRSLLPLPLPKWQRRRGRLGSSILAARAFSMAASGFGGGDTFRLSAAPGAGALKLHKGDITLWTVDGATDAIVNAANERMLGGGGVDGAIHRAAGSELVEACRKVPEVKPGVRCPTGEARITPAFKLPVSRVIHTVGPIYDMDKHPEVSLKNAYENSLKLAKENGIQYIAFPAISCGIFRYPPEEASKIAVSTAQQFSDDIKEVHFVLFSDDLYEIWRKTAQEMLSQFEK; the protein is encoded by the exons ATGTCGCGTGCGGCCACTAGATTTTTCCTGACGCGGTCGCTGCTCCCACTTCCCCTCCCaaagtggcagcggcggcgggggcggctggGGTCTAGCATTCTCGCGGCGAGGGCTTTCTCCATGGCGGCCTCGGGGTTCGGGGGTGGCGATACGTTCCGGCTCTCGGCCGCGCCGGGTGCCGGCGCGCTGAAGCTGCACAAGGGCGACATCACCCTCTGGACCGTCGACGGCGCCACTGACGCCATC GTTAATGCTGCTAATGAGCGTATGCTAGGAGGTGGAGGTGTTGATGGAG CTATACATCGAGCTGCTGGATCAGAATTAGTAGAAGCATGCCGCAAAGTTCCAGAGGTCAAACCAGGAGTTCGTTGCCCGACTGGAGAAGCTAGGATTACTCC AGCTTTCAAGCTTCCTGTGTCCCGAGTGATTCACACTGTTGGGCCCATATATGACATGGACAAGCATCCTGAGGTGTCACTAAAGAATGCCTATGA AAATAGTTTGAAGCTTGCTAAAGAGAATGGCATTCAGTATATTGCATTCCCTGCTATATCTTGTGGTATTTTCCG TTATCCTCCCGAAGAAGCGTCAAAAATAGCTGTTTCTACTGCACAACAATTTTCAGATGATATCAAAGAG GTGCATTTTGTTCTGTTTTCGGATGATCTGTATGAGATTTGGCGCAAGACTGCTCAGGAGATGCTTTCACAATTTGAGAAATGA
- the LOC101756896 gene encoding transcription factor RF2b: MQQHPEPADPPGRAFPPPPAPAPAAARGAYHRRARSEVAFRLPDDLGLGGGAGPDGDGFDEIGSEDDLFSTFMDIEKISSSGPSDRDRDRDRAAETSSPPRPKHRHSSSVDGSGLFFSPGVGGGAGKDAAASLAEVMEAKKAMSPEQLAELAAIDPKRAKRILANRQSAARSKERKARYITELERKVQTLQTEATTLSAQLTLFQRDTTGLSAENAELKIRLQAMEQQAQLRDALNDALKQELERLKLATGETTNTSETYNMRFQHVPYNSSFFLLSQQNTASHPGSAQLAPPFHPPHPNVPNHQMLSHPHTLPDIMQQDSLGRLQGLDIGKGPLVVKSESSSISASESSSTF; encoded by the exons ATGCAGCAGCACCCGGAGCCCGCCGATCCGCCGGGGCGGGCCttcccgcccccgccggcgccagcgcccgcggccgcgcgcggggcGTACCACCGCCGGGCCAGATCTGAGGTCGCCTTCCGCCTCCCGGACgacctcggcctcggcggcggcgccggccccgacggcgacggcttcGACGAGATCGGCTCCGAGGACGACCTCTTCTCCACCTTCATGGACATCGAGAAGATCTCCTCCTCCGGGCCCTCCGACCGCGACCGCGACCGCGACCGCGCCGCCGagacctcctcgccgccgcggcccaaGCACCGCCACAGCAGCTCCGTCGACGGCTCGGGCCTCTTCTTCTCgcccggcgtcggcggcggagcggggaaGGACGCCGCGGCGTCGCTGGCCGAGGTCATGGAGGCCAAGAAGGCCATGAGCCCCGAGCAGCtggccgagctcgccgccatTGACCCCAAGCGCGCCAAGAG AATTCTAGCTAACAGACAATCAGCAGCTAgatcaaaagaaagaaaggctcGTTATATAACAGAACTTGAGCGAAAGGTTCAAACTCTTCAGACTGAAGCCACCACCCTTTCAGCACAGCTCACACTATTTCAG AGAGACACAACTGGACTTTCTGCAGAAAATGCAGAGCTCAAGATAAGGTTGCAGGCCATGGAGCAACAGGCTCAACTGCGTGATG CTCTGAATGATGCACTGAAGCAGGAGCTGGAGAGGCTTAAGCTTGCTACTGGTGAGACGACCAATACCAGTGAGACATATAACATGAGATTTCAACATGTTCCATAcaactcttccttcttcctgctTTCCCAGCAAAATACAGCCTCACACCCAGGTAGCGCCCAGTTGGCACCACCGTTCCACCCACCTCATCCCAATGTGCCAAACCACCAGATGCTGTCCCACCCACACACTCTCCCAGACATAATGCAGCAAGACTCTCTTGGACGGCTGCAGGGTTTGGACATTGGAAAGGGGCCTCTGGTTGTGAAGTCAGAGAGCAGCTCGATCTCTGCAAGTGAAAGCAGCAGCACCTTCTAA
- the LOC101755683 gene encoding reticulon-like protein B16 yields the protein MDDAAGAEAAANGGIEGSADPCSSGAAAGHRLSVHQIAGGGKAADIILWRRGRVTFGVIFGATMAWLLFEKSGLSFLTICCDIFLILIIVQFIRVKIAGLLNRQPRPLPELVLSEEMVSNAAASFRVKVNNMLMIAHDITLGNDFRLFFQVVLVLWMLSVIGNFCSSITLAYIGTIGLVTIPALYNKYQGHVDRYAGMVHRNISRHYKIVDENVISRLPRSFMREKED from the exons AtggacgacgccgccggcgcggaggccgccgccaaCGGCGGGATCgagggctccgccgacccctgcagctcaggcgccgccgccgggcacaGGCTCTCCGTCCACcagatcgccggcggcgggaaaG CTGCTGATATCATCTTATGGAGGCGAGGGCGTGTTACATTTGGTGTTATATTTGGTGCTACTATGGCATGGTTGTTGTTTGAGAAGTCTGGGCTGTCATTCTTGACTATCTGCTGTGATATATTTCTCATCTTGATAATTGTGCAGTTCATACGGGTTAAAATAGCTGGATTGCTAAATAG GCAGCCTAGGCCACTACCAGAGTTAGTTTTATCAGAGGAGATGGTTAGCAACGCTGCAGCTTCATTCCGCGTCAAAGTTAACAACATGCTAATGATAGCGCATGATATTACTCTTGGCAATGACTTCCGGCTCTTTTTCCAG GTTGTGCTTGTCCTTTGGATGTTATCTGTGATCGGCAATTTCTGCTCTTCTATCACTCTTGCTTACATAG GAACCATTGGTTTGGTCACAATACCTGCATTGTACAACAAATACCAGGGCCATGTGGATAGGTATGCGGGGATGGTCCACCGGAATATATCAAGGCATTACAAGATAGTTGACGAAAATGTGATCAGTAGACTACCGAGAAGCTTtatgagagagaaagaagacTGA
- the LOC101757292 gene encoding vicilin-like seed storage protein At2g28490, which translates to MGRVAVMAPLLFSLLLLASRCAAAAAPRHDREWGWEEGEGEWRPEKEKEQEEGEGKGKGRGLFVLDRLEKVVESEGGQVRVVRGQPWPPASFACREGLMHLGFITMEPRTLFVPQYLGSNVILFVRRGEVKVGYIYKDELVERKLKMGDVLHIDAGSTFYMVNTGKGQRLQIICSIDASDSLGFGPPYLSFFLGGAGHQASVLAGFEPKTLAMAFNATYDELARVILAQTRGPIVYYTAEEPESGGKEERVQGNGLDKGSRRREAGAWRPGGRGEEDDEAGEDALPTWSWRKLVNRFIGGAGGVTAEANKKDKKKGSAPKPYNLYDSEPGFRNTYGWTIAVDKHDYEPLKHSDIGVYLVNLTAGSMLAPHVNPRATEYGVVLGGEGKIQVVFPNGSLAMSAVVRAGDVFWIPRFFAFCQVAARGGPFEFFGFTTSARRNRPQFLVGATSVLRAMLGPEVAAGFGAREKEFRELVLAQEEALILPSFPDTGKREKEKHGRKGKEEEEHGKGKGRREAPLVIEQVAKE; encoded by the exons ATGGGTCGCGTGGCCGTGATGGCGCCGCTGCTCTTCTCGCTGCTGCTCCTAGCGTcgcggtgcgcggcggcggcggcgccgcgccacGACCGCGAGTGGGggtgggaggagggggagggggagtggcggccggagaaggagaaggagcaggaggagggcgagggCAAGGGCAAGGGGAGGGGGCTGTTCGTGCTGGACCGGCTGGAGAAGGTGGTGGAGTCGGAGGGCGGGCAGGTGCGCGTGGTGCGCGGCCAGCCGTGGCCGCCGGCCTCATTCGCGTGCCGCGAGGGGCTCATGCACCTCGGCTTCATCACCATGGAGCCCAGGACGCTGTTCGTGCCGCAGTACCTCGGCTCCAACGTCATCCTCTTCGTGCGCCGAG GGGAAGTGAAGGTTGGGTACATTTACAAGGACGAGCTGGTGGAGAGGAAGCTCAAGATGGGCGACGTGCTCCACATCGACGCCGGCTCCACCTTCTACATGGTCAACACCGGCAAGGGCCAGAGGCTGCAGATCATCTGCAGCATCGACGCCTCCGATAGCCTCGGCTTTGGACCTCCTTATCTG TCCTTCTTCCTTGGCGGCGCTGGGCACCAGGCATCGGTGCTCGCCGGTTTCGAGCCGAAGACGCTTGCCATGGCCTTCAAC GCCACCTACGACGAGTTGGCAAGAGTCATACTGGCACAAACCCGCGGCCCCATCGTGTACTACACCGCGGAGGAGCCTGAGAGCGGCGGCAAAGAAGAGCGTGTGCAGGGTAACGGGCTCGACAAGGGATCACGGCGCAGGGAGGCTGGCGCGTGGAGGCCGGGAGGCAGGggagaggaggacgacgaggccggcGAAGATGCGCTGCCGACGTGGTCGTGGAGGAAGCTGGTGAACAGGTTCATCGGAGGGGCGGGCGGTGTCACCGCGGAGGCGAACAAGAAGGACAAGAAGAAGGGCAGCGCGCCGAAGCCGTACAACCTGTATGACAGCGAGCCCGGGTTCCGGAACACCTACGGCTGGACCATCGCCGTCGACAAGCACGACTACGAGCCCCTCAAGCACTCCGACATCGGCGTCTACCTCGTCAACCTAACCGCT GGCTCGATGCTGGCGCCGCACGTGAACCCTCGGGCGACGGAGTACGGCGTGGTGCTAGGCGGGGAAGGCAAGATCCAGGTGGTGTTCCCGAACGGGTCGCTGGCGATGAGCGCGGTGGTGCGGGCCGGCGACGTGTTCTGGATCCCGCGCTTTTTCGCCTTCTGccaggtggcggcgcggggcgggccGTTCGAGTTCTTCGGGTTCACGACCTCGGCGCGGCGCAACCGGCCGCAGTTCCTGGTGGGCGCCACCTCGGTGCTCCGCGCGATGCTGGGGCCGGAGGTCGCCGCCGGCTTCGGCGCCCGGGAGAAGGAGTTCAGGGAGCTGGTGCTCGCGCAGGAGGAGGCCCTGATACTGCCGTCGTTCCCGGACACGGggaagagggagaaggagaagcacgggaggaaggggaaggaggaggaggagcatgggaaggggaaggggaggagggaggcgccgCTGGTCATCGAGCAGGTGGCCAAGGAGTAA